The nucleotide window CCAACAGATCACAAACTGTTACTAAAGAAAATGTATTGTACAAATGTGGTTGGTCTCCTTTTGAAGGTACTACTTTTTCATCAACCATAACTCATACTTTTGTAAATGGCAATTTAATGTATAATGAAGGTGTAATTAATGAGAACATAAAAGGAAAACGCATTACTTTTAATAGATAATATGAAAAAACTGAGCTACCTATTAGCCTTTCTAATTTTAGGTTCTTGTACTAGTAATACAATTTTTGAGAAGCCTACAGACCTTATTCCAAAAGACACCATGAGTCTTTTGGTGCAAGAAATGATGATTGCTTCTTCTGCAACCTATATTAAGAATAAAAACATGGAAAGGAATATTAACTATATGCCTTTAGTTTATGAGCGTTTTCAAATAGATAGTGTTCGTTTTCAAACCTCAAATTTATATTACATGTCTAAAGTTGATGAGTATAAATTAATTTTTGAGGATGCTAAAAACAGTCTTAAAGAACAAAAAGCTTACTTTGATAATATTAAAAGCACCAAAGATTCTTTACGATTAGATTCTATTAAAAGAAATAAAGATTTAAAAAAAAATATAGATAGCGTTAGTAAAGCATTAAAGCTAAAAGACTCTATTCCTAGAAAAATAAAGAATTAATCTTCAGTATAATTGCCACTAATTCTTTGAATTGAAGTGTCA belongs to Polaribacter dokdonensis and includes:
- a CDS encoding DUF4296 domain-containing protein produces the protein MKKLSYLLAFLILGSCTSNTIFEKPTDLIPKDTMSLLVQEMMIASSATYIKNKNMERNINYMPLVYERFQIDSVRFQTSNLYYMSKVDEYKLIFEDAKNSLKEQKAYFDNIKSTKDSLRLDSIKRNKDLKKNIDSVSKALKLKDSIPRKIKN